AAGCACGACTCAGAGAGCTTCCCCAAGTATTGAGCCTAATGCACCTGACTTCCCCATTCCTCAGGGTTGTTATCTGCATGAGGTGGAAGCAATTATCAGCGTTAAGCACTCCCTTTCCTAGGGTACTATTACAATGTGTCCAAAGACTCCTCAAAGGACTAGATAGTGCTAAAACCCACAAAAATTTCCTTTGCTTCATAACCTAGTCTCTTGAAAGCCTGCACCAGCCACATACCTCACCCAGCGAGTCTTCTCTACACCCCTAGAAGCTCCCCACTCCCCTTGAAAACGCTGCGGACCCCCGCCCCGTTCCGCCCTacacctgcagcccctcagcacGGATCTGCGCGGGGCGACGGCGCCACCGTGCGGGCTGGGCTCGGCTCCACCGCGTCTGAGAGCCCGGAGCCGGCAGGGTGGAGCCCAGGCCGGTTCCACCGCAGGCTCCGGCGCCTTGCAGGGAGCCCGCCCCGGGAGCGGGGCCATGCCCGGCCTCTGTCCCTCCCCGTGCCCGCCCCGGGGCGGAGGCCGCAGGCCCGTCCCCGCGACATGGCGGCAGCCGCCCTGCTCCGCCTGTGCCTCCGCCTGCTGGCCGCTGGCTGCGTGCTCGCTGTGGAGGCGGCGAGGCGCCGAGGTGCGGCGGGCCCCGGGCAGGGCTCGGCCGTCccggggggcagggagggcggccggggctgggagTCCCTGGCCCGGGCCGGCGGCGCGGTTCCGCAGCGGGAGGCCCCGGCTGAAGGGCGGCACCCGGGGGCACGACGCTGCTGGAGGGCtgcgggctgcaggggggcacCAAAGCGTTCCCCTCGCTGGCTTTGGGGTTTGACCCGCTCGGGGCTTTGGTAGAGCTGCTTGAGAGGCTGCTGATGCTGCTCATCTTAAGTGCTCCCAGCAGTTTGTGTGGTGTTTGAACCGCAATATAGTTCTCTACCTTAAGAGggtatttaaaaacatgcatatgCCATATCAGATagttttttcatttaatttttctgtttgtatagCATGACAGTATCTGAGGTTTACTTTCACaatcttccttttccccccagCTTGTAAAGTTTAAAAGTGGGTAGAACGATAAAAGacttttcatttcactgctttttctgtacAAAACTGAAGGTAgctaaagaaaatgctgtgtgaGGAAGTGATCAAATTAAAAGGGAAGTGAAAAATACCATAGTTCTGCCTAGGCCAAATGAGATGGGAACCTTTTAATTCCTACATGTTGAAGGAAAGAATCCCAGTATTTACATTTCCTTATAAAGGCATTAgatgaattaattaaaagattctatgatttttcttAAGTCTACTTCAGGGTTAAAATTTGACACAGAAAATCTCCAGGAGGCATTAAATCTGCATGCATTAGCCTTTACGTACTGGAGCTCAAGTTAATATAGcctaattctgttttctcttagATGACATGAATGTCCTGTTTATAGTTGTGGATGACCTACGTCCTGTTTTGGGTTGTTATGGAGATAAACTTGTAAAATCACCTAACATTGATCAACTTGCTTCTCAAAGTGTTGTGTTCAACAATGCGTATGCACAGGTGAGAtaatcaaaaaatgttttatctcaGTGAAATACATACTAGTGTTATTACAGTATGCGTTAGGCATTGTGTGTTAGGCAGgtctttggagaagaaaaagtgtttattaAGAAATTAAGTAGTTCTAGTGAAAAGCAAATGGTTAGGCTGAACTGTAATGTATGAGCTTATCTTGACTAAGGtgagaaacacaaaagcagGTCACTTCGATACTGGTATTTGTGTAGCCCCTTGGAGGAGCATTGTATCACTCAAACACTTTCACTATTAACAGTAAAATGCTGCTTAAAAGATGCTGTTttactaaattaaaattattttctttcactgttcacgataattattttacagttgGGAATTTATATTCTTAATGAGGATGCTGTTCATCCCAGCTTGAAGTAATATAATACATTTCATTGTGGAGTTCTGAGCTTTTGGATATTTTGCCCAGCCATGTCTTAAATTTGTAGGTTGCAGGCGATATATGTGTTTTGCTTTATGTTCTGGTTCTCTTTTTGGATGTCTCTCTCCTCAGCAAGCTGTGTGCGCTCCAAGTAGAGTGTCATTTCTTACTGGACGCAGGCCTGATACTACCCGGCTGTATGATTTCTATTCCTACTGGAGAGTACATGCAGGAAACTATTCCACGATGCCCCAGTATTTCAAGGAGAATGGCTACATGACCATGTCTGTAGGGAAAGTTTTTCATCCTGGTACGGTTTGAATTTTCCTCtgcttaaaatactttttatatgTTCCCATAAACAGACTTTACATATAAGTATGAGCTATGTGATTCCTGTCTATATGGATGACTTAAGTTGTTATCATGGGCCAGATTGAATTATAGGTTGTCTTTGAATCTTAATCTTACATTCGTCTGTAATGCCTCAAGATTTATTAGATGAGCATtatctaataaatattttcatgtactGTTTAGGGATTCTGGGAACAAATGTTTGCAATTCTCAAAACATGTCTGGAAATTAGGTATCTGCTAAAGATGAAACGACTGAATGTTGTCTTGGTTCTGCATGTACATGTTTCATGTTTCACAATAGGCTGTCTGGATTGGGAGGCTTAGAATACATGTCTGATACTCCCAGTTAAATAGGCAGTTGGTTCtctaattaaaaagcaataatacaactgagtttaaaaaaatatatataatacttAACGTGATGCTCTTTCTAGTAATTCTTTACTAGAGAACTACACTTATATGGATATACAGCCATTCAGTTGATATGATTAGGGATATACATATTATTaatcctgtttctttttttctttttttttttttttccctaaagtaAGATTCTCTGAGAAGCTTGAGTCTCTTTCCCCAATAACAATGTATTTCCGGGAAAATCGCCTTAGACTttttgacttttatttcttggatattttcattgctttctgaaTCGTCAAAGaccatttcaaatatttctacatttaGAATGCAgaattcaaaaaacaaaccaaaactgaaaacaaatttgtttgaGCTTTTCCCGATTTAGTGAACTACTAGAGCATTTTTTATGTCTTCACTCTTTACCCTTTTCAGGGGTTTCATCCAATTACAGCGATGACTATCCATATAGCTGGTCCATTCCTCCCTTTCATCCTtctactgaaaaatatgaaaatgataaGGTAAGGGTAATTTTTGGGATGCTAACAAAGAATGATTTTCGGGTACAACCAAGTTCTCCATCTGGAGCACAAGCCTATACTCTGGTTTTGGGATTGTAACACTGCAGGGAAACAACTAGTCCAGTTTGATACTGTTTCCCAGACTTCCAAGAGAAGATCTGTGCTTCAGTTAGGTGTGTGATGTTAACTCATGTGCCCATTCTTAATATAAAGTATTTAGAAATCAGAATTTGGAAATATGGTACTGCAATATAAAGGTGCTTGCAAGTGATTTTAACTTGTGTCTAGGTCATGAAATCTTTTATCTGAAAAGTGCCGTTGTCAGCTTTCATACTAATCTTGCTCTGTTCAGTGAAAAAACGTTGTCATAGGCTTTGTGAATTTAAATCGATTCAATAAAGAGCTGAGATGGAGGGTGGaattcataattaaaataatctttaaatgATTTGAAACTGTCTGATTCAATTTTCTGGAATGTTTGTTACTCTTAAGCGTTGCCTAAAAGAATCTGTTTTGCACTTATGCAAGTGCTGCACTAACATCACATGTTGGAGGCTATACATTGCAAGGCTAGGAGGTCCAGCCATGAGGCTACAGACAGCCCTGATGATATTTGTTCTTGCATTTATTGCcgaaaaatactgatttttaacaATGCTATTTGCATCCATGACATACTTTGCTTTATGTTCATTAACAGCTCTCCCAAGCACCCTGCTGAGGCCACCTTTTCTTGGCAACCATGTAGTCTAATTTATCTTTCCTTGCCGACTGTACATCAGCCATTGCTGGCACTTTCTCAGAAATTAATGAGATGGTAGTAGgttccaggcagctttctatGAGCTCTTGGGATCAGAAGGAGCAAAGCTGCATGTGTATAGCGTAACCAAGTTCTACCTTCTTGCTAATAGGTCAGAGATGCTATTCATTATAGAAATTGTGTGTTTTCCTGTGTGATTACTTCTCATCTTCCGGCCAGCTTTAGAGAGGATTCTGCTTTTCCTTAGATATGGAAGTTGCTATGTATTAAGTGCATTCTTCAACCTCTGAAACCTTCTGTCTCAGTCATCAATGTACTTGGTGCTTCCAGTGTTCATAGAAATTTTGAAATTCCATTTTGTATCCAACCTGCTGGTAGGAGGATTGAGAAATGAATTGGTTTCATAGCTACGGAACAGAGgattatttctttgcttctaCAGAAGTTACTTaactaattctttttttaaagacttgcaGGGGAAAAGATGGAAGACTTTATGCAAACTTGGTGTGCCCAGTAGATGTAACAGAAATGCCTGGTGGAACTCTACCAGATATTCAAACCACTGAAGAGGCAATACGCTTACTGAATGTTATGaaaaccaagaaacaaaaattcttcCTGGCTGTTGGTTACCACAAACCACATATCCCATTGAGGTACCCGCAGGTGAGGAACCTGAAGACTGTGGGGAAAGGAATTTAGacaagtgttttttcttttcaaagctgtttcaCAAATGCTTTATTGTTACTGTTTCTGGGAAGCAAGGTGGAAAACAGCGTTGGCTCAGTGTAATTTTAGCGGTTGTCTATGTcgaatttcaaaatatttaatgagaGAGTTGTGACCAGTCAGCCAAAAGGCAGGCTTCTACCGCCATAATAGCGTGACAGCTATTGCAAGGAGATACTGTTCAGCTTGATGGAGTGTGACATAATGAGGTCTTACAAGATCTTGTTCTCTCCATTTGAGTCGGTATCAaaacttctatttatttcagaGGAAGCAATGTTGGGCTTCTTATTTCAGGGTGGCTTTGAGacaggaggctttttttttttttctttaggtacAATACCACTTACTAACTCAGAATTTTTCAGGAGTTGGTTGGGGCTAATTAACATAGCATTGCTACCTTTTATACTTTGGAGCAGGTGAAGCCTTATAAACTGTAAGAATATTAAAGAAGGGTCATGCAAGGAGAAACGGTTGCTGTTTTACAATGCAATTTTACAGGAGGCCTTAGAGCTGAGGATAATCTTTTATGTGTGTTTGCATTGCAAAGGAATTTCTGAAGTTGTACCCTCTGGAAAACATCACATTAGCCCCAGATCCCTGGGTGCCTAAGAAACTACCTTCTGTGGCATACAACCCCTGGATGGATATCAGACACAGGGATGATGTGAAAGCATTAAATGTTAGTTTCCCTTATGGACCACTTCCAGATGACTTCCAGGTAAGCTGTCAATAACTTATTCAAATGCAAGGGAGCAGTAGGCTGCTCTTAGATGTTCTGAAGTATTCAGCAACTGTCAGCTTCCAAAAACTGAATGCTCTCTTTTGCATGCTGTCACATTTaggtttttaagaaaaatcttctctttAACTGGGGTCAGGAGGGAAGAGGTCAACTACCAATCAGTGATATTAGTGCGTGCTCCTGGTTATTTCCGTTTTCTGCTCTCACTGCGGATGGATTAGTGTTTGTGTATGCGAGAATGTATGTTTGTTCTCATCAGCTGgatctgcttctgtttcaagCCTCCATTTAGTACATATTTTGTAAGATTCTCCTTGCCTTCAAAGTGCATAAGTGAACATAAGCACTCACTGGACCTTGAGGAAAGCAGAACTGATTGGTTTGCAACATCTTGCCTGAAAAAGCTTTTAGGAAATAGTTAACACTTTCTAACTGCCCCTGTGCCTGTTTACCTTCTCATCCGTGACATTAATCAGGCTAGGACACTTGAAAAACAGGCTTTACAAGTAAAATCCTTTAATTCAAAAATCCTTATAAAGCCGCCCACTAGTTCTTCTGTTTGTGTGGGGTGGAATGAAcgagctctttttttcttctctcctcttttcttaaCTTGCAGCGTCAGATTCGTCAGAGCTATTACGCAGCAGTTTCTTACCTGGATATGCAAGTTGGCCTGCTCCTGAATGCTTTGGATGATGTAGGACTCTCAAGTAGCACAATGGTAGTTTTTACTGCTGATCATGGTAAGCATTTAAATCTTCCTTTAGCTCACTGCTATTAACTTTTTAATTGTGCAGCTTGGAGCTAGCATATGAATCAAGTGCATGTTTATATAATGTACAGTGGAGCTGCCATACCTTGTATATCTGGCTGGTCTGTCCCTAACTAATGGACTGACACAGGCCTCTGTGACTGTGGTTTTGTTCCACTGCAGGCACCTCTGTCTTTAATCAAATTGAGTTTCCGATGAGTAATAGTGATCAGTGAGTTATGAGGCTGTCTGCCAGGACAGTGGGCTGAGCTTTCTGTATTCCCACTTCCTACCCCAAGGAGTGGTTCCTGCAGGGAAGAGTGCTGCTAAAGGATTGCCACCCGTTCTCCCCCTTCGCAATTTGTAAAGGGCCATCTGGTACAGTGGGTGACAGGCTTTCTCATTAGCTGCTGAAGTGTGTTTTCTTGCACTTGTCACTGCTGCTTGTAGAACATCTAAGCTGATAGCAATTTGATTTCCCCTCTAATAAATGGGTTCCTGCACATTACAGATCCTggtggttttaaaacaaaacaacaacaacaaaaaaacacaatacaaaaaaacacacacatggaaaaaaaacagttgtgtaGGACAGTAGGACAAATACCTCAAGCATTTAACTGCTTGTTTCAATATCTAATATTCATTAAGATAACTCTCTGATGGTCTCCTTAATTGTGAGGTGGTTTAGCTGGCTTAAAACAGGATATGGCTTAACCAAAACAATTTAAAGTACGCATGTAATTTGGGTTGACTTTTGTGAGTAAGTGTGCACTTGCATGTTGTAGAGTAAAAGAATTAATACTTCAGGTACTAGAGAAACTCTAGATGTTCCTCCTGAATTGCCACTCTGACTTGGACTTTCCTTTGTagactgaatttcttttttttcttgctatggTTACTGTAAACAGTTAGTGTTTTCAGTACTATAGCTAGCCAAGTGATTCAAAAAATTGacacacccccagctcctcttttatgctgttttaatgcaaattttgtAATTCTTAGTTAGGGTAGGGGAGATAAAGATGAGTTTATTTCCTTAATATGAGAGCATTAAATTGCAATATTGATATGGCTGTTGAAATAGTTCTCACATTAGAGAGAAATCTTGTTatgtttaaatacagatttgttACTTGCATGATAGTATAACCTTGATAAGACTAGAAGCCTCAACAGCTAGAGTCACTTTatggtgaaaaagaaatgactaCTAAATTACAAGCCGGCATCTGCTCTGAGTTATACTCTTTGTCATCTAGGATGGTCCCTTGGAGAACATGGTGAATGGgcaaaatacagcaattttGATGTTGCCACCCGTGTACCACTGATGTTTTACATACCAGGAATGACAGCTTCCGCTGCTAGTCAACGAGGGAGGATCTTCCCCTACCTTGACCCCTTTAGCCGTAATTTAGGCTTGGTGCCTCAAGGTAAGTTTccagttcttttattttcttgcgGTGGATATATTTAAAGGAGAAGTGGTGTGGCAATGATACTTCACATACAGGCAGCTTGTTGGTGTCATCGAGTGTGCTTCTGTACTGGTGGGGAACAAGATGGTGAAGGGTATGTTCTGTGTTTGGACTCAAAGTTTTACTTTGGTTAGCTATGCCTTAGTGCTTAGTGGTAACACTAGATGTCTTGTGTCAGTCCGCAGGCAACTTATTGTTGTGTAGTGTAGATGCCTAAAAGGATACTTGACCTACCTTTAATAGTGGCAGCTGCCATCTTTCCAGCAGTGATAAGTAAACATTCTCTATGTAGCATCTGTGCTTAAAATGGTGGCATTGGAAACTGTTTTGATGGAGGGAGTTAGGTTAAATGATTGATGCTGGAATGTGCTTTGTCTTTCTGAAGAGTTCTTTCTCAATGATGAATATCATTGTCTTGGAGAGTTTGCACATTTGAGAAATATAAGCACAAAAGTCTCTTCTCGTTAAAATATGTCATAGCCTAGTATCCTCAGAGCAAACTGATGCACCTTAATTGCCTTATGTTACCCCACAAATCCAGTACAAAGCACTTAAACACCAATTTAATTGTCAGAATAAGTTGCTAAAATGTTCCACCGGCGTCTGTCAAATCATCATGTTTCATTATTTGTATTCTGATGCTTCTTCTAGGACAAAGCAAAAAAGTAGTTGAGCTTGTGTCTCTCTTTTCGACGCTTGCTGAACTAGCTGGCCTGCAAGTTCCTCCTGCGTGCCCAGAGACTTCATTTCATGTTGCACTGTGCACAGAGGGAGCAAGCATTGTCCAGTATTTTAACTCCTCTGAAGAGAAGGTGGAGATGGAGGATGGTTGTGATGACACTAACAGGTGTCATACTGAAGAACCTGTTGCATTCAGCCAGTATCCCCGGCCTTCAGACACTCCTCAGTGGAACTCTGACAAACCAAAGCTGAAGGACATCAGAATCATGGGCTATTCCATGCGTACAATTGACTACAGGTATACTGTATGGGTCCGATTTAACCCTAACAATTTCAGTGCTGACTTTGAGGATGTCCATGCAGGTGAGTTGTATGTGGTAGAGACTGATCCAAACCAGgattataatatttataacaGTACCTTACATGGTCATCTTTTCAAAAAACTTCTTGGCTTCCTGAAGCACTAGGGttcagcaactttttttttgtataacaCCTTTCTGttgtacagaaaacaaagactgaATTAAAATCCTATTTGTATAAAAACACCGGCTAATGCTTATGTCTTGTTTCAGCCCTTATTACACTGAAGTAGTCAGTGAAAATACTTTTGCATTCATGTTGCGTTCTTATTTGAAAACACATCTGCAAAGAACACACACGGTATGGAGTCCATTCTGTGAAACATCATGTTCTTCCGTACTCTAgtgactgaaaaagaaacattaccTATGCTGAAACTGCTGTGaaaggtgggaaaagaaaaaaagttgtacTTGAAAGGCTGTGCAGAGAATGCGTGTCAGTAAGAAGGTGCCATCTACTTTAGCTAAGAGACTTGGAGTAATCAAGGAGATGTTTGGTAGCAGTGAGGAACTGAGGTGCCTGATGTCATCAGCCTGGACTAGAACTAAAAGGgaaatttcatgtttcattcaaaaatttaaagcttttattttgaaaagaattacTTGGAGATTCCCCCTTATAGGAGGGGATCTGAATTTTGAATTCATGTATATGAAGTGAGTGCTTTCGTCATTGAAACACTGAATAAGACTGAGGGGTTGAGGTAACACCAGTATGCTCCTCTGTGGTTTGTAGTGACGATCAGTCCAAAGAGGCCCCACAGGTGAAATTAAATGGAAACCTTTAGCTTTTGTAGCTTGCTGGTGTCTAGTAGTTGAACTGCTCAACATACTTAAGGGTTGTCATGTCCTGTTACTTCTCATCTCCAGTGACGGAAACTTGgttatttgctttcttaaatGCTAGGTGGGGTTTGGCAGTCTTGATTTGCACTAAGATGGATAAAAGTCTTTCACTTAGAACTAAGTTTTTAGTGTGTTGTTTAGCAATGCAACATGTGGAGCAGTAGTTGCCCAAGATTATGCTGGTAAGTACGTTTCCA
This window of the Cygnus atratus isolate AKBS03 ecotype Queensland, Australia chromosome 13, CAtr_DNAZoo_HiC_assembly, whole genome shotgun sequence genome carries:
- the IDS gene encoding iduronate 2-sulfatase, whose amino-acid sequence is MAAAALLRLCLRLLAAGCVLAVEAARRRDDMNVLFIVVDDLRPVLGCYGDKLVKSPNIDQLASQSVVFNNAYAQQAVCAPSRVSFLTGRRPDTTRLYDFYSYWRVHAGNYSTMPQYFKENGYMTMSVGKVFHPGVSSNYSDDYPYSWSIPPFHPSTEKYENDKTCRGKDGRLYANLVCPVDVTEMPGGTLPDIQTTEEAIRLLNVMKTKKQKFFLAVGYHKPHIPLRYPQEFLKLYPLENITLAPDPWVPKKLPSVAYNPWMDIRHRDDVKALNVSFPYGPLPDDFQRQIRQSYYAAVSYLDMQVGLLLNALDDVGLSSSTMVVFTADHGWSLGEHGEWAKYSNFDVATRVPLMFYIPGMTASAASQRGRIFPYLDPFSRNLGLVPQGQSKKVVELVSLFSTLAELAGLQVPPACPETSFHVALCTEGASIVQYFNSSEEKVEMEDGCDDTNRCHTEEPVAFSQYPRPSDTPQWNSDKPKLKDIRIMGYSMRTIDYRYTVWVRFNPNNFSADFEDVHAGELYVVETDPNQDYNIYNSTLHGHLFKKLLGFLKH